One stretch of Deltaproteobacteria bacterium DNA includes these proteins:
- a CDS encoding alpha/beta fold hydrolase, whose product MNSAGRLRHAKRRMTRLLVNDIPTRMVNFSYDYYSMVNQGQLRLGLPVSKDLIKTREDAQVIAAGKLALTLYHIFFRATGSRIPRLEIKLTLLEELNKGTIKLTENVIILTRDQLQHLAKNCFRISDEFFGSIYDDARRRRILRESLQKMRMPAYFESEIEEREQNGRGDYEIVFYRDYTSEGKEIRFRRLVSMEEVTAGDDRPSVILVPGFANNSNCFNINNQFSIAKDMADMGYWTYLFDPRGMGVNEGKFDPFYTVDTLIDHDLATVVRFIHHRSKLKPQVLLGHSMGGMVSTFMTLLWNVRKKLDRLVKPGSDEYNAMEKMLPPYEEAVENLNMVRAVICLGSPKFFDRTSHVVYPFALWLNHLAKIGGFKEVPIRDFLWFITQPLGIRHLGRAILRADAGGVNFLVNMENHRGDPSFTFDYVDQAVENVPVGLGFQFLKAIFNGEGFKRMDMTRFNYSENLMHFPEHIPVFNFYGSVDPLAPPSNTRYSEYFPHRIKKTYYVASHRDVKKVEITPEPCQAVDIIVEGANHLDLLYGKVAREIVYPIVRKSVHRSWGGWSYAGLNAGAKEPPVRAVS is encoded by the coding sequence TTCTGGTGAACGACATTCCCACCCGCATGGTGAATTTCAGCTACGACTATTATTCCATGGTGAACCAGGGCCAGCTTCGGCTGGGGCTTCCGGTTTCCAAGGACCTGATAAAGACCCGCGAGGACGCGCAGGTTATAGCCGCAGGCAAGCTGGCGCTCACGCTGTACCACATTTTTTTCCGCGCAACCGGAAGCCGCATTCCGCGCCTGGAAATAAAGCTCACCCTGCTCGAGGAACTCAACAAGGGCACCATAAAACTCACGGAAAACGTGATCATCCTCACCAGGGACCAGCTCCAGCACCTTGCAAAAAACTGTTTCCGCATATCGGACGAGTTTTTCGGAAGCATTTACGACGACGCCCGCAGAAGGCGCATCTTGCGGGAATCACTCCAAAAAATGCGGATGCCCGCCTATTTTGAAAGCGAGATCGAGGAGCGCGAGCAGAACGGCCGGGGCGACTACGAGATTGTCTTTTACAGGGATTACACCAGCGAGGGCAAGGAAATACGTTTTCGCAGGCTGGTTTCCATGGAGGAGGTCACGGCGGGCGACGACCGTCCATCGGTGATCCTGGTTCCGGGTTTCGCCAACAATTCCAACTGCTTCAACATCAACAACCAGTTCTCCATAGCCAAGGACATGGCTGACATGGGGTACTGGACCTATCTGTTCGATCCTCGTGGAATGGGCGTGAACGAGGGCAAGTTCGACCCGTTTTACACGGTGGACACCCTGATCGACCATGATCTCGCCACGGTGGTGCGCTTCATCCACCACAGGAGCAAGCTAAAGCCCCAGGTGCTTCTAGGGCACAGCATGGGCGGCATGGTTAGCACCTTCATGACGCTTTTGTGGAACGTCCGCAAAAAGCTGGACAGGCTTGTGAAACCCGGAAGCGACGAGTACAACGCCATGGAAAAGATGCTGCCCCCCTACGAGGAGGCGGTGGAAAATCTCAACATGGTCCGGGCCGTGATCTGCCTGGGCTCCCCCAAGTTTTTCGACCGGACCAGCCACGTGGTCTACCCCTTCGCGCTGTGGCTCAACCATCTGGCCAAGATTGGCGGCTTCAAGGAGGTTCCAATCAGGGATTTCCTGTGGTTCATCACCCAGCCCCTGGGAATAAGGCATCTTGGCCGGGCCATTTTGCGGGCGGACGCAGGCGGGGTCAATTTTCTCGTCAACATGGAAAACCACCGGGGAGACCCCAGCTTCACCTTCGACTACGTTGACCAGGCCGTGGAGAACGTGCCGGTGGGCCTTGGGTTCCAGTTCTTAAAGGCCATATTCAACGGCGAAGGCTTCAAGAGAATGGACATGACAAGGTTCAATTATTCCGAGAACCTGATGCATTTTCCCGAACACATCCCGGTTTTCAATTTTTACGGCTCGGTTGACCCCCTGGCTCCGCCGTCCAACACGCGCTACAGCGAATACTTTCCGCACAGGATAAAGAAAACCTACTACGTGGCCTCCCACAGGGACGTGAAAAAGGTGGAGATAACCCCGGAACCCTGCCAGGCGGTGGACATCATCGTGGAGGGAGCCAACCACCTGGACCTTCTCTACGGCAAGGTGGCGCGGGAGATAGTGTATCCCATCGTGCGCAAGAGCGTTCACCGGTCGTGGGGGGGCTGGTCCTACGCCGGGCTGAACGCTGGGGCCAAGGAGCCTCCGGTGCGGGCTGTTTCGTGA
- a CDS encoding transcriptional regulator — MEPTTLRRQMEEFLRQGAATARDISKALSVPEKEVYRHLDHIAKSTAGRGRRLVVSPWKCKGCGFAFNSREKLAKPSRCPKCRQERFENAEFSIG; from the coding sequence ATGGAACCCACCACCTTAAGAAGGCAGATGGAGGAATTTTTGAGGCAGGGCGCTGCAACGGCCAGGGATATTTCGAAGGCCCTGTCGGTACCCGAAAAGGAGGTTTACAGGCATCTGGATCACATCGCCAAATCCACGGCGGGAAGGGGCAGGCGGCTTGTGGTTTCGCCCTGGAAGTGCAAGGGCTGCGGGTTTGCCTTCAACAGCCGCGAAAAGCTGGCCAAGCCCAGCCGGTGCCCCAAGTGCAGGCAGGAGCGTTTCGAGAACGCGGAGTTTTCCATAGGCTGA